aaatgatttgaatTAGTGGAATAAATCCATTTCCGTGATTAGTCGGCATTTCAAAGTATTAGGTACAAAATGTGAAGTAATCATGACGAAATATCATACGTCATTTGATGACTTTTAATCGTGtacaaatactgaaatgcttTCTCCAATTAAAaaccaactaatattataaatgtaaaagtttgtttgtttgggattttgataaaatttggtatacaaacagatTATGACTGTTCCTGTGGGTTAAAAATAACCTATCTGGATGATAGgggaacacgggcgaagccgcatgcagaaactagtattttataaatgcaaTAGTTTCGCTGGCAGAAAGTAGTACTGTactttataaatgcgaaagtttgatgtttgtttattactctTTCACGTTGTTAAAACAGCTAAAGGGTTCGGGatggaatttggaacagggtagattatggtctggaataacacataggctttactttttatcccatgagaACGGGGCCGCAGCTGGTGGTAGAAGTCAGTAAACTATAGAGAAATAATAGTCGATAATGTGTCCTCTAAGCCGTGATTGACAAAAGCAACCGAATTTTTTAAGATCCCATCCCAAAGTTGTTACTAAAAGGggaaaatttaaaatacttgATCCACTTACTGAATTCTCCATCTCCAAATTCGAAGATAACAGTGTTGTATGGCCAGGTGGTGATGGTGGTCGTGGAGTAGGCATTGCGGCCTACCGCATACTCCTGCAGCATCACCTCATAATCCTCGTCATCCAGGACTATGTCGCCCTGGTACTTGCCGCTCAGCTCCTCAACATTCGCGAAGGGGAATGAAATCCTCTTTGCTTGGAATTGTACTGTATTTTCATTGCCTGGGAAAAGTTagtacaaattatattaaaatagcagATTTcatagcacggagcctggaactGTGCCTAGTATATAGTAATAGGCtgaccacctattacatgggacttacaacataaattgtgaaaagtgtgtgtacattgtacagtggcattacctacgtgtcataatgtgcacctctgcctacaccttcagggataaaaggcgtgacgatacaagctaatttcatttataattatacaaaaccATCGAAATATATGTAAGCCCTTTGCTCCCGAACTGCTGGATCACATgggataattattttttgtcggCTATTAGGTATGTGTTCCTTAGAGCAAAATTTCAGGAAATGAGCGCATTACTTGGTTTCTCTTAAAATCTATGAACGACAAAGGCTATGTAGATATTAATCACTATTTAGTGAAAGAATAAAGATAGGACAAAAgggaatttataaaattagaattttcTTATTCATCATATCTCTCAATCTGAGATTGAGATACTCAGATTGATTTTGTTTACAGACAATGTCTAGGCCATTGTTGCATCTAAATGCATTGTGAGTTTTATCTTAAGGACATTTACAATGCCAtttgcaaaaacaaacaaaaagttgagaaaaaataatcaaaaagaGAGTCATTGGCCGGATGCTGCAATGCTTTGTGATTGGatatagaatttaaataataaacctattttACGAAACTGGTCATCCCAAATTATGGGTCTAcgtttattattcaattatgaACCAAAACagtttgataaaattaaaacgcaacgtcaagccttttatccccgaaggtgtaggcagaggtatacattacggcacttaatgccactatacaatgtcaAGGCCTATATAATAggaggtaagcctattgccatctactggacacaattccatcctactaagaaatttttcgATATTACCAATAttgagataaaattaaaatctagaaaattaaaaaaatcttgtatttcttcgaatattttttttaaacatttaaaacactAAAAATTCCACATACCTTTACGGATTCCATCTAAAAACTGTTTGAAGGCTTCAATGTCTTGCCTGCTCCTCGTTACAGCAGGGCTGGCTACCGCCAAGCTGAATACAGCAGACAATATAATTACTCTCAACATGTTGTATCCTGGGATCCTGTCACAATACACGGACTTGCCCACGATCCCAGCTTTATATTGAAACAAATTATCTGCATCTATATAGATAACCGATCGATTTTATCAATTTACAACCcaaactattgtttattattattgttttttttttaggtattcAGGTTTACTAGCAGATTTTGGTTATTGATAATGAAAATGGCGTGGTTGATACGCTAATTACTAGGCCATTCGCTTTGTAGTAATGCAATTTATTTGGGTGTTTGACTAAGTAGTTGTAGATGTGTTTCTCAGTGGTTACTGCTGATTTAAGTCATAAAGTGACGGCGgcacgaaaaaaaaataagggcGTAAAGTGCTTACTTTGGGCGCTCTCTAGATTTAAACCACcactgaaggggtaggcagaggtgcacattttggcacataatgccactgtgcaatgtatACCGACTTTCCACCGTTTAAGTTATAACTTACAAGTAGGGAGTGAGCCTgttgccacatactgggcaaAAATATAGACgccttgctactactgagaagcgaaaaaagcccagcaatactttacccTACTtaggaatcgaactcgaaaccCCTTGTCCTGCAAGTCGCACTTGACCACTCGGTCAACAACGCTGTATGGAAGAATTTCAGGGaacttcaataaacaaatacaaagttatggctaaattgtttttgtcttgtttttgtttttgtaggtCGTCATCATATTTGTCAGTAAATCATTCTATTTATGTGAGTGACtgcattttgtttgtgttacttTCATAGATAtaatcaaaaacaattttaatcagCAATTAATCATGTCTATTTTGTACTTTCACTTTGTATTTTATGGTACGCTTCGTCTGAAATCATGAAACTGGATATCAGTCGGCTCGAGGTCGGTTGATAGAAGTTCAGTGCAATAGTTTCTTTTGGTTAGTAGGTTTTTAAAATGCCAAATCACATTCAAGTCACTATGTTcggaacgtggatccacgcgggacacaatgtgttttctattgttgtcttatatacggcatacgagaaGTTAAGCTACTTTTATGATATATTTAACTCGTATGGTCtgattatatttaaaaaaaaaacaaaacatataaaaatcaatcatcattttttatttcaaaaacaacatcgtaaaagtaaattttgatgaaaacagtacaaaatataaatagccaaataaataaaatggtcatacagtgattatatttttttacagatcAGTCTAGGGTATAGGTCGGTAGGTGTATTTTGAAGGGTCATTGACGAAAGAGACTTTAGAACATAGCAGCTTATTGCTCGGGTGCGTCTTCGATAACCTCCTCTTCTGGGGCGATTTCCTTAATAATTTCATCCACGGGCATATATTCAATTAGTTCATAATTAGGCTCAAATCTGTAGTCACTCTTGGTAACGTCAGGGTTGACAATGTCATTCCAGGCTCCGGGGCAGTTGTAATGCCTGTTGGCCCTCTGCCAGTCCCATGCGCTGACGAACTGAGTCTGTCCCATTAAACCGTTGTCATTCTGCAACAATATTGGAATATTTTGAATGCAATTTCTGTTATAAATTATATCAGcaattaagttataaattattttataggtactaCTTAAATAGTACCAGCTTTTGATAGCCAGCGTTTTTGTGAGATAAAAAGTGGtctatgttttttattccagatcataatctacccctgttccaatttcatttcgatcccttcagccggtttgacgtgaaggagtaagaaacaaacaaacatacaaactttcacatttgtaatattagtaagatactgATACTATtattcaaagtttatttttagagaaattaaaaataagtagaatTTAAGCAGTTCTAGGTTTCAACTCTCCGCTCCTTTAAAGACCATGACACATTTGATTAGAGGCTTACATTAAAagtaatcacatcacatcatcagcttacaagtggccactgctgaccaaaggcctcttctcacacggagaagagtAAATGTAATgctaactaataaaaaaataatgttatatacTTACGAAGATAGGCAACATGGTAGCTTGGCCGTTGATGCTGAAGCCGAATCTGCCGTAGTGCATGTTGCTGGCGTATTCGTAAGGCAGACCCATGTTGTGCACTATGTTGGTTCCGTACTTCTCGAAGTTGTGTTCCATgcctaacaaacaaaattttcaaattttagATCAGTTAGTACCTACTATGTTATTAAAAAGGCCAATCGTCATACGCAGTAAgaagaaaaacaacaaacaaggGGACGAATGCTCTACAAGATGCACGGATCCGCGACATGTCAAGCAAAATGTCTGCTGACATAAATGGCGATAATGCGGGACTCAAGTCCGTAGCGATGTCGCGCTACTTCACCCAACGTCTCTGGCGATACGTGTCGCAGGACCTTGGGCCCCTAGTGTATCCTTGGCTTAATAAGGTCTACTATAGGTAATCAAGAAAGGAAATGACATGCGAATCTAGTGGACTATCCTAAAACAATAGGTATAGATTAACTACTTATATTATTCAATAACTCAGCAATAAgaagtattataatttatgatctGCAATATACGAATAACATAATTCTTTAAACCTTTGTTGTCTGCGGCTTTCATTCACCTTTTGATGTTTTACTATTTGGTACATATTTATCGAAGAGAAAAATCAAGTGagttttatctttatctttataaacctttggtacctatatttattgtaGCTTATTTGCTAATTCGTCACTTGTCATAAACATTgtagaaataaaattgattcaTAAAAATGTAGTTAGGTACTAATAGATCCATTTCCTCAATATTTCTTTTGATAAACTAAATATAGAATTAGAACAGAATTGAATTTAATCAAAGAGCTCAAAGTACTAAACTTATTAGACATCTTGagcaaaaaatctattaaaatgattatattcttttgttttccttttaatGGATTATGaataggtacaatattttattcaatagtgTATTCAGTTACGATTATACCCTGGCAATCGCACTGTTTAAAGCTTATACCGCAAGTTCGCAACCATACTTCCTAAATACCGTAGTTGCTGTAATTGTAGGGCCACACTAACGTTAACGTCAATGCCCATTATCACGGCAATGGCATTTCCCGTTAGTGTGGCCCTAGCATAAGACtatttttaatgacttttttttttaatgttcaatGGGCcaacgtttggccactatctcgcctgatggtaagtgatgatgcggcctagggtggagcacgtctgcctataagcaacctattcactcgggctttgaagacacccaggttatacccatcaggaaacacagactccggcaaggagttccactccctagcagtgtTTATTGGTGTTTACCTGGCCAGATGTTCTGCCACATGATGCGGACGTAGGTGTCTCTGTTGTGGGTGGACTGCATGTGCATGAAGCCGACGACGTGGAGCCACTCGTGGATGATGGTGGTGTGGGTGAAGCAGCCGCGGCCAGGGGTGTCACGGGCCAAGTTGAAGGTGTGGACGCCCATGCTGGCCCAGTATCCTACGTTAGCGTAGCAACCGTCGGCACGGCCCTGGATAAAGAAGGAGAAAGTTTAAGAACTGACTGaaattgcctcgttggtcgcaagAGGTCTCGAGTTCAATTCCCGGATCAAGCAACGAATTGCTTGGATTTTTCGGGTTTTTTGATAAATTTCTTAGCAgtaagcacggagtctggaattgtgccgagtatatggcaataggtttaccctctattacatgagacttataacacaaatggtgaaaagtgggtgtacattgtatagcagcattacgtgccgcctACTCATCAccaaaaaatgtttaagaaagCGATGtagaaagttttattatttggttCCGATTTCCTATTATTAATAGATATGAAAAAGACAAAGAACGTTAGAATAACAGGATTTACCTCATTAAAATCAAGAAGAGCATTCTAGACCAATAACacagattaaaaaacaaaactatcgCTACGTAGGCGCTCTGATTCGAGGAACTATTCCATAGATACGACTGGTATTTATAACATATGTTTATAGCATTAGATTAATGTATATGGTACAGTTAATGACATCGggcaatgtaataaaattggtttggCTAAATAAATTACGCACACACGTACGTATCTAATCATAATCTGCGAAGTTTATAATGTCTATAAAATTAGAAACTGATTAATTCAATTTAGGATATACGGTTAAAATGTGCAGGTAATGTTGAATTCTAAGATCTAGACTGGGTCATCtgaatgataatttatttgtgtcaCCGTCGGCTATTagacagtaataaaataaacattgcttTATTTATTGATCAAAACAATGAGTCTAATGATACCGATACCTGCTCGtaccaaataattttattattttgttggttaaaACTTTATCAGTGCTACGTATctgttgtaaatataaattggaTGGGTATGATAAAAGATATAATCGTGTTCTATAAATACGATAAAATGCAAgtactttgtataaaataaaatgaataaaatgggCACCATGCAATGTGATTATCACTTGAATCATTCTACCACTATTCTGAGGatttactcttgaatccaattttattattgtgaaattttgtaGGTACTCTTGACTAGCAACACTAGCGCCAATTGCatagatattgaatgaactaaatgatattgagtttggctttatattccatacagcaaatgttattttaacagctacgattggagTTGTATAGTTTACACAaccaatattattgaaattgctTTGATATTgggattggtttcaagagtaagcgacCTGATGCACATAAGAACATTGGGACTAATCGTAATGATCCACCAAAAGTTTGATTAAGGAAACTATTGAGAACTTACGGTGATCCTGACGAAGTTGAAGTCTCTGGCTTCACGGCGACGGAACCTGACGCAGGTCCTCGCGGAGATCTCCCTCATGGCGGCATAGATGGCGTTGACTTGGGCGGTGGCTGGAATGGTAATAAGTAGATAGTAGGTAAAGTATAAATCAGTAGAAATGAATGGATAATTTTAACGtttgtacttaatatttatgaaattgaaGATGATGGACTTATAAAAAAGATAGTTGTTGATGACAAAAGAAATTGTTTcaggtacatattatgtaaaaattttGGGCATATTAAAAAACCTTGACTATTTGCAGGCATTCTTTCTAAATCTACTTTAAGAGAAAGGTATTGATATTATGTCTATACAAACAGAATACTTACTGAACTCATTGTTGAACTCGTAAACAATGGTGTTGGAAGGCCATTTGGTGTTGGGCCAGATGTACGCGTTCCTGCCCTGAGCGTACTCCTGCAGCATGAGCTCGGCCTGCTCATCATTCAGCAAGATGTCGCCCTCGAACTTGCCACTGTTCTCCCACACTGAAGCCTGGGGGTTCAGGAGCATGCGGGATTCTAGACGGATGCCATCGTCTGTGGAGAAAGCAAGATGGAAATTAATCATTACAGGGTCCTCAAAATCGTCATGAGAGAGTtgagcttcatcatcatcagccgagagacgttaactgctgaacaaaggccttcctCTTCTTGAAAAAGAAATTGAGCTTGCATTCTACATATGTATATTCTAAGCTTCAAAAGTGACTAGGACGAAAGTATGAGGGTTAATCACCACGGTTGCTcgatgcgggttggcgatttcagatttacaattagaaattataaagcccaggttttcttactatgttttccttcaccgtttatcagtggtgtttaaataatcttagaaagtatatataacttggaaaaagtcacattggtacttgtcgttggtaagtttcgaaacTCATGCATTAGAAGCCTCctttttaaacctccgggccaccacgacatctcATTTCGATCCTATATGAATACGTAAAGAAACCTTGGCTTAAATTTTAAGTAGCTTGTCAGTTTCGACTTTAGAGTATCTACTATCtaaattaatagtaataattatcatCAACCCTGGAACACAATGCATTGTCTAGCAATCACAGTTCTTTAATCCCATTATCAAGTgtttatgacattttaattgaaatgattaatacataatttatcatttatttgaaCAAATCTGACGGGGATTAGCGCTGTTATCTAAGAAGTAATTTGGTAtcaaagttattattatgtttgcaaCACATGTGAGGATGCATATTGGACGTATAAGTGTCCTTATTTGggaggggaaaattatccaacaACCACTTTATGGTACGTGACGGCACAGAACTTTCGTTCGTtttgtgaggcgagagggagtatcagactcttactgactaaaaaccaccccgatcctactcctgctttaagtcGGAGGCCCAGTATACCACCAGGTCGTCTGCGGCATCGGATGACaattaactattattaaaaatggtTATAATAAGTCCTATAATAAGTCTCCATAGAACACGAATTTGAAATTAAGCAACGTCGGTTGAagacaaaatcacaaaaatgcTAAACTAACCGTATAGGACACATAATCTCAAGACGCGAAAATGACTCCACAGAACGTTTCCTCGTCTGAGTAGAGTGGAGGAAAGAAGACTAGCGAGAGCCAATGTGATGATGGGCTGATCAAGTGAAGATCACTTTGGGTCTTTGGTTATGCCTTTGCATGAGTACACAAAAATATTGGCTAGTTAGGTAGATGGAGGAATATAGTGAAGCGTGTACAAGAAAGGATTCAGACAATTATTGAGCTCGTATAAGACCACTCCGTCAAAAGGGATATAGGTTCTAGTaagacaaagttttttttttattatttttgccggctttttggggattaagaatttaagggttggggattggaaagattgagatGGGGTGTTATTGGGTTTCCgataaccacactcacacaacgaaacacaacgcaaccgttgttttacgtcggttttctgtgaggccgtggtatcactccggtcgagccggcctattcgtgccgaaacatagCT
The genomic region above belongs to Spodoptera frugiperda isolate SF20-4 chromosome 12, AGI-APGP_CSIRO_Sfru_2.0, whole genome shotgun sequence and contains:
- the LOC118263019 gene encoding LOW QUALITY PROTEIN: high choriolytic enzyme 2 (The sequence of the model RefSeq protein was modified relative to this genomic sequence to represent the inferred CDS: deleted 1 base in 1 codon) produces the protein MLSGLVFFVLVGCAVAVPPVTRSRSDIESFRAFLEKSRTDDGIRLESRMLLNPQASVWENSGKFEGDILLNDEQAELMLQEYAQGRNAYIWPNTKWPSNTIVYEFNNEFTTAQVNAIYAAMREISARTCVRFRRREARDFNFVRITGRADGCYANVGYWASMGVHTFNLARDTPGRGCFTHTTIIHEWLHVVGFMHMQSTHNRDTYVRIMWQNIWPGMEHNFEKYGTNIVHNMGLPYEYASNMHYGRFGFSINGQATMLPIFNDNGLMGQTQFVSAWDWQRANRHYNCPGAWNDIVNPDVTKSDYRFEPNYELIEYMPVDEIIKEIAPEEEVIEDAPEQKLLCSKVSFVNDPSKYTYRPIP